Proteins encoded together in one Planctomyces sp. SH-PL14 window:
- a CDS encoding acyltransferase family protein codes for MAGKPPVSPSSSAPASSAPGSPPAAGAAPAVKKPTAPPAAKSPGAAPATPAIPGPPVPRLKSIDAYRGFVMFLMLAEVLHLGVVAAKFPENQVLATLAQHQKHAAWTGCTLHDLIQPSFSFIVGLALPFSLLSRASLAQSRFRLVFHALWRSVVLVLLGIFLRSIRSPMTNFTFEDTLTQIGLGYTFLFLIALRPMRDQWILLVLILVGYFGAFAAYPVPGEGFDPAALGIPNDYQQFTGFAAHWNKHTNLAAHFDRWFLNLFPRPEPFTVNQGGYCTLSFIPTLGTMILGLIAGGILKSDRTNGRKVLWFLVAGGIMMGIGYALGHFQICPVVKKIWTPSWTLFSGGWCFLLLTFFFMVIDWAKFAFWSFPLRVIGMNSIAAYCMDWLFLGFIGTALVRHFGSDVFLKAGEEWQPLLFGGAQLLVIWLLLLWLYRNKAFLRI; via the coding sequence ATGGCCGGAAAGCCCCCCGTCTCCCCCTCCTCATCCGCACCTGCATCCTCGGCCCCGGGGAGCCCGCCGGCCGCCGGCGCCGCCCCGGCCGTCAAGAAGCCGACCGCTCCGCCGGCCGCCAAGTCCCCCGGCGCGGCGCCCGCCACGCCGGCCATCCCCGGCCCGCCGGTCCCGCGCCTCAAGTCGATCGACGCCTATCGCGGCTTCGTCATGTTCCTGATGCTGGCCGAAGTCCTGCACCTGGGAGTCGTGGCGGCCAAGTTCCCCGAGAACCAGGTCCTGGCAACGCTCGCCCAGCACCAGAAGCACGCGGCCTGGACCGGCTGCACGCTGCATGACCTTATCCAGCCGTCGTTCTCCTTTATTGTCGGACTGGCGCTGCCGTTCTCGCTCCTGAGCCGGGCCTCCCTGGCGCAGTCGCGGTTCCGGCTCGTCTTCCACGCCTTGTGGCGGTCGGTCGTGCTGGTCCTGCTGGGGATCTTTCTGCGGTCGATCCGCTCCCCGATGACCAACTTCACGTTCGAGGACACGCTCACGCAGATCGGATTGGGATACACGTTCCTCTTCCTCATCGCGCTGCGGCCGATGCGCGACCAGTGGATCCTGCTCGTGCTCATCCTCGTTGGCTACTTCGGGGCGTTCGCGGCGTATCCGGTCCCCGGAGAGGGCTTCGACCCCGCGGCGCTCGGCATCCCGAACGACTACCAGCAGTTCACCGGCTTCGCCGCGCACTGGAACAAGCACACGAACCTGGCGGCCCACTTCGACCGCTGGTTCCTGAATCTCTTCCCGCGGCCGGAGCCCTTCACGGTCAACCAGGGGGGCTACTGCACGCTGAGCTTCATCCCGACGCTGGGAACGATGATCCTCGGCCTGATCGCCGGGGGGATCCTCAAGAGCGACCGGACCAATGGCCGGAAGGTCCTGTGGTTCCTGGTCGCCGGCGGGATCATGATGGGGATCGGCTACGCGCTCGGGCACTTCCAGATCTGTCCGGTCGTGAAGAAGATCTGGACGCCGAGCTGGACCCTCTTCAGCGGCGGCTGGTGCTTCCTGCTGCTGACCTTCTTCTTCATGGTGATCGACTGGGCGAAGTTTGCGTTCTGGTCGTTCCCGCTGCGGGTGATCGGGATGAACTCGATCGCCGCCTACTGCATGGACTGGCTGTTCCTCGGGTTCATCGGCACGGCTCTCGTCCGGCACTTCGGCTCGGACGTGTTCCTCAAGGCGGGCGAGGAGTGGCAGCCGCTCCTCTTCGGCGGAGCGCAGCTCCTCGTGATCTGGCTCCTGCTCCTGTGGCTGTACCGCAACAAGGCGTTCCTGCGGATTTGA
- a CDS encoding SMC-Scp complex subunit ScpB, producing MTMDPQESADLPFRAVIRSGDGEPSDTEAMAEDLSTEENFDVSQDELEAAYLRAMEITEAAEAVVGESLVPSEITDEDDPLPTGNAEAFIPSDLPRTTLDDETVDEVENAAVSEAARPALTSRQVLEALLFVGGSALTTKRLVEILGDGFTTEQVEGLVEELNSQYAAENRPYSIQWGDSGYQFQLRPEFEKVRHRVYGLGPKEVKLSQEALEVLAFVAYQQPVRKADLEATERKNILGIVRQLIRRELVELRRSDAAPDDPTYHTTSRFLELFSLQSLDDLPFPADFAFK from the coding sequence ATGACGATGGATCCCCAGGAGAGCGCCGACCTTCCCTTCCGTGCGGTGATCCGCAGCGGGGACGGAGAGCCATCGGACACCGAGGCGATGGCGGAGGATCTCTCGACCGAAGAGAACTTCGACGTCTCGCAGGATGAGCTCGAAGCGGCCTACCTCCGCGCGATGGAGATCACCGAAGCGGCCGAGGCGGTCGTCGGAGAGTCGCTCGTTCCCAGCGAGATCACAGACGAGGACGATCCTCTGCCGACTGGAAACGCCGAGGCGTTCATTCCGAGTGACCTCCCGCGAACGACACTCGATGACGAAACGGTCGACGAAGTCGAGAACGCGGCGGTCTCCGAAGCGGCGCGGCCGGCGCTGACGTCCCGGCAGGTCCTCGAAGCGCTGCTCTTCGTCGGAGGTTCCGCCCTGACGACCAAGCGGCTCGTCGAGATCCTCGGAGACGGCTTCACGACCGAGCAGGTCGAAGGGCTCGTCGAGGAGCTCAACTCGCAGTACGCCGCCGAGAACCGCCCCTATTCGATCCAGTGGGGGGACTCGGGCTATCAGTTCCAGCTCCGTCCGGAGTTCGAAAAGGTCCGCCACCGCGTCTACGGCCTCGGCCCCAAAGAGGTCAAACTCTCCCAGGAAGCGCTCGAGGTCCTGGCGTTCGTCGCCTACCAGCAGCCGGTCCGCAAGGCGGACCTGGAGGCGACCGAGCGGAAGAACATCCTCGGCATCGTCCGCCAGCTCATCCGCCGCGAGCTCGTCGAGCTCCGACGCTCCGACGCCGCGCCGGACGACCCGACGTACCACACGACCTCCCGCTTCCTGGAGCTCTTCAGCCTCCAGTCGCTCGACGACCTGCCGTTCCCGGCGGACTTCGCGTTCAAGTAG
- a CDS encoding YebC/PmpR family DNA-binding transcriptional regulator, with translation MGRNFENRKHAIFKTAAQKSKLYSRYGKQLYVIAKNGVPDPEGNPALRSMIEKAKRDQVPAHVIDKAIQKARGAGGEDFVAARYEGYGPGGSMVIIDCLTDNSQRTIAEIRNCFTKTDSKIGAAGSAALWFDHVAILSYKGDNEDQALEAMLNADVNVEDVEAKDGHVTIFTPPSEFYKAKTALQAAVPGVELEVQEITFLAQSQKTLSADDQVVFDKLLGMLNDCDDVQDVYHNVDMPAEAS, from the coding sequence ATGGGAAGAAACTTCGAGAATCGCAAGCACGCGATCTTCAAGACGGCGGCTCAGAAGTCCAAGCTCTACTCCCGGTACGGGAAGCAGCTGTACGTCATCGCCAAGAACGGCGTCCCGGATCCCGAAGGGAACCCGGCCCTGCGGAGCATGATCGAGAAGGCGAAGCGGGATCAGGTTCCGGCCCACGTCATCGACAAAGCGATCCAGAAGGCCCGCGGCGCCGGGGGTGAAGACTTCGTCGCCGCCCGCTACGAAGGCTATGGACCGGGGGGCTCGATGGTGATCATCGACTGCCTGACCGACAACAGCCAGCGGACGATCGCCGAGATCCGCAACTGCTTCACCAAGACCGACTCCAAGATCGGAGCGGCGGGGTCCGCGGCCCTGTGGTTCGACCACGTGGCGATCCTCTCCTACAAGGGGGACAACGAGGACCAGGCCCTCGAGGCGATGTTGAACGCCGACGTCAACGTGGAAGACGTGGAGGCCAAGGACGGGCACGTGACGATCTTTACCCCGCCGAGCGAGTTCTATAAGGCCAAGACCGCGCTGCAGGCGGCGGTTCCCGGCGTGGAGCTGGAGGTGCAGGAGATCACGTTCCTGGCGCAGTCGCAGAAGACGCTGAGTGCGGACGACCAGGTGGTCTTCGACAAGCTCCTGGGGATGCTGAACGATTGTGACGACGTGCAGGACGTGTATCACAACGTGGACATGCCGGCCGAAGCCTCCTGA
- the dnaK gene encoding molecular chaperone DnaK yields MAVSGEKIIGIDLGTTNSVVSVMEGGEVKVIPNQEGYPTTPSVVAFTEKGDILVGEPAKRQAVTNPKNTIYSIKRFMGRRHSEVESEEKIVPYKVVGGREEYVKVDINGRQYTPPEVSARVLMKLKDAAENYLGHKVLKAVVTVPAYFNDAQRQATKDAGQVAGLDVVRIINEPTAAALAYGLEKKKDEKICVFDLGGGTFDVSVLEVEEGSVEVLATNGDTHLGGDDFDEVLINFIAEDFKKSNGMDLRKDAMALQRLREAAEKAKKELSSAQNSEINLPFITADASGAKHLQMNITRAQFEKLIDPLVERCRRPVEQALKDAKLSPSQIDEVVLVGGSTRVPMVAELVKKIFGGKEPHKGVNPDEVVSIGAAVQGAIIGGDVKDVVLLDVTPLSLGIETEGGIMTALVERNSTIPTSKSQVFSTASDNQTAVTVRVFQGERQMANDNRLLDQFNLEGIPLAPRGVPQIEVTFDIDVNGILSVKAKDKGTGKEHKVEIKQSSGLSKDQIEKMQREAEQNASADKAKRDLAEARNKGEHLAYQTEKLLKEHQDKLDAGAKGGIESAVAKVRETVKGEDVGAINSAVESLEQATHALSKHMYEAQGAGGAAPGGAPGPDAGAGPKDDNVIDAEFEKK; encoded by the coding sequence ATGGCCGTCTCCGGCGAAAAGATCATTGGTATCGACCTGGGGACGACCAACTCCGTCGTCTCCGTCATGGAAGGGGGGGAAGTCAAGGTCATCCCCAACCAGGAAGGGTATCCGACCACCCCCAGCGTGGTCGCCTTCACGGAAAAGGGGGACATCCTCGTCGGCGAGCCCGCCAAGCGGCAGGCGGTCACGAACCCCAAGAATACGATCTACTCCATCAAGCGCTTCATGGGCCGCCGGCACAGCGAAGTCGAGTCGGAAGAGAAGATCGTTCCCTATAAGGTCGTCGGCGGACGCGAGGAGTACGTGAAGGTCGATATCAACGGCCGCCAGTACACCCCGCCCGAAGTCTCCGCCCGCGTCCTGATGAAGCTCAAGGACGCCGCCGAGAACTACCTCGGCCACAAGGTCCTGAAGGCGGTCGTCACGGTCCCGGCCTACTTCAACGACGCCCAGCGGCAGGCGACCAAGGACGCCGGCCAGGTCGCCGGTCTCGACGTCGTCCGCATCATCAACGAGCCGACGGCGGCCGCGCTGGCGTACGGCCTCGAGAAGAAGAAGGACGAGAAGATCTGCGTCTTCGACCTCGGCGGGGGGACGTTCGACGTCTCGGTGCTGGAAGTCGAAGAAGGCTCGGTCGAAGTGCTCGCCACCAACGGGGACACGCACCTCGGGGGGGACGATTTCGACGAAGTCCTGATCAACTTCATCGCCGAGGACTTCAAGAAGTCGAACGGCATGGACCTCCGCAAGGACGCCATGGCCCTCCAGCGGCTTCGCGAAGCGGCGGAGAAGGCGAAGAAGGAGCTGTCGAGCGCCCAGAACTCCGAGATCAACCTGCCGTTCATCACGGCGGACGCCTCGGGGGCCAAGCACCTCCAGATGAACATCACCCGCGCCCAGTTCGAGAAGCTGATCGACCCGCTCGTTGAGCGGTGCCGCCGGCCGGTCGAACAGGCCCTCAAGGACGCCAAGCTCAGCCCCAGCCAGATCGACGAAGTGGTCCTGGTCGGCGGTTCGACCCGCGTCCCGATGGTGGCCGAACTCGTCAAGAAGATCTTCGGCGGCAAGGAGCCGCACAAGGGGGTCAACCCGGACGAAGTCGTCTCGATCGGCGCCGCCGTTCAAGGTGCGATCATCGGCGGGGACGTGAAGGACGTGGTCCTCCTCGACGTCACGCCGCTCTCCCTCGGCATCGAAACCGAAGGGGGGATCATGACCGCCCTCGTCGAGCGGAACTCGACGATTCCAACGAGCAAGTCCCAGGTCTTCTCGACCGCCAGCGACAACCAGACCGCCGTCACCGTCCGGGTCTTCCAGGGCGAGCGGCAGATGGCGAACGACAACCGCTTGCTCGACCAGTTCAACCTGGAAGGGATCCCGCTGGCTCCGCGGGGCGTGCCGCAGATCGAAGTCACCTTCGACATCGACGTCAACGGCATCCTGAGCGTGAAGGCCAAGGACAAGGGGACCGGCAAGGAGCACAAGGTCGAGATCAAGCAGTCGAGCGGTCTTTCGAAAGACCAGATCGAGAAGATGCAGCGGGAAGCGGAGCAGAACGCCAGTGCCGACAAGGCCAAGCGCGATCTGGCCGAAGCCCGCAACAAGGGGGAGCATCTCGCCTACCAGACCGAGAAGCTCCTCAAGGAGCATCAGGACAAGCTCGATGCCGGTGCCAAGGGTGGCATCGAGTCGGCGGTCGCCAAGGTGCGTGAGACGGTGAAGGGCGAAGACGTCGGCGCCATCAACAGCGCCGTCGAAAGCCTGGAGCAGGCGACGCACGCCCTGAGCAAGCACATGTACGAAGCTCAGGGGGCCGGCGGCGCCGCTCCCGGCGGAGCCCCCGGACCGGACGCCGGAGCCGGCCCGAAGGACGACAACGTCATCGACGCCGAGTTCGAGAAGAAGTAG
- a CDS encoding DUF2314 domain-containing protein yields the protein MRRWTGRPSASRNRSLGPKGLLGLMLLSSALSSCSGSSVPAPPPPPPPLAAPSAAASSGEAAATDNRAVPSSTIPAADRPVGDQRAERIEYEFAIYYLPKPTKDPLAELKSLLAGRYRFFTLRERTADEKPADADAPAASTAVSVPSVAARIEPDVQAEYAPPDPDLLARFGHGLSSEQADQLMESEQALILEFSYSGRHVWNGLKEAQGLVADLANATGGLIWDEETREVFAPAAWSERLAAWTGDVPDLSKHTVIHAYKKDEFIRAITLGMTKFGLPDLVVDNFSWSLSRNTGHLLNLFAQALAEGAVIAKPGEFDLDLKSIRNPQVREEHLPHLLENATGVALLTLKKGTWEEGDPKNRLIELTFDRGTGPDPHARHEAVVSKTFGSSDSVTKVAHDDAELEAASARARKKLPALRTAFNKGLEPGETLLLKAPFATPDDSQEWMWVEVTRWKGDAISGLLMNEPHSIPDLHAGQKVQVSEAKIFDYIRRLPNGTVEGNETGEVIARQQQKP from the coding sequence ATGAGGCGTTGGACAGGACGGCCGTCCGCATCCCGAAACCGCTCGCTCGGCCCGAAGGGGCTCCTCGGCCTGATGCTGCTCTCCTCGGCCTTGTCATCCTGCTCCGGTTCGTCCGTTCCGGCGCCGCCGCCCCCTCCCCCGCCACTTGCTGCTCCGTCGGCGGCGGCGTCGAGCGGCGAAGCGGCCGCCACCGACAACCGGGCGGTCCCTTCCTCCACGATCCCGGCCGCTGACCGGCCCGTCGGAGACCAGAGGGCGGAGCGGATCGAATACGAGTTCGCCATCTACTACCTGCCGAAGCCGACGAAGGATCCGCTCGCGGAGCTGAAGTCGCTGCTGGCGGGACGCTACCGGTTCTTCACCCTGCGTGAACGGACCGCGGATGAGAAGCCGGCGGATGCCGACGCTCCCGCCGCATCGACCGCGGTGTCGGTCCCCTCCGTTGCGGCCCGGATCGAGCCGGACGTCCAGGCCGAATATGCCCCGCCCGATCCCGACCTGCTCGCCCGCTTCGGCCATGGGCTGAGTTCCGAGCAGGCGGATCAGCTCATGGAGTCCGAGCAGGCGCTGATCCTCGAGTTCTCCTACTCCGGACGGCATGTCTGGAACGGCCTCAAGGAGGCGCAGGGCCTGGTGGCCGACCTGGCGAACGCCACCGGCGGGCTGATCTGGGACGAAGAGACCCGGGAGGTCTTTGCCCCCGCCGCCTGGAGCGAACGGCTGGCGGCCTGGACCGGCGACGTTCCGGACCTGTCGAAGCACACCGTCATCCACGCTTACAAGAAGGACGAGTTCATCCGGGCCATCACGCTCGGGATGACCAAGTTCGGCCTCCCCGATCTCGTCGTCGACAACTTCTCGTGGTCGCTCTCCCGCAACACGGGACATCTCCTCAACCTCTTCGCCCAGGCGCTCGCCGAAGGGGCCGTGATCGCCAAGCCGGGCGAGTTCGACCTCGACCTGAAGTCGATCCGGAACCCCCAGGTCCGGGAGGAGCACCTGCCTCACCTGCTCGAGAACGCCACCGGCGTCGCTCTCCTGACGCTCAAGAAAGGGACCTGGGAAGAAGGGGACCCGAAGAACCGGCTGATCGAGCTCACCTTTGACCGCGGGACGGGACCGGACCCGCACGCCCGGCACGAAGCGGTTGTGTCGAAGACCTTCGGTTCCTCCGACAGCGTCACGAAGGTCGCGCACGACGACGCCGAACTGGAGGCGGCCAGCGCCCGCGCCCGGAAGAAGCTCCCCGCGCTCCGGACGGCGTTCAACAAGGGGCTCGAGCCGGGCGAAACGCTTCTGCTGAAGGCGCCGTTCGCGACGCCGGACGACAGTCAGGAGTGGATGTGGGTCGAAGTGACCCGCTGGAAGGGGGATGCGATCTCGGGGCTCCTCATGAACGAGCCCCACTCGATCCCCGACCTGCACGCCGGCCAGAAGGTCCAGGTCTCGGAAGCGAAGATCTTCGACTACATCCGCCGCCTGCCGAACGGGACGGTCGAGGGGAACGAGACCGGTGAGGTCATCGCCCGGCAGCAGCAGAAGCCCTGA
- a CDS encoding carbohydrate kinase family protein, translating to MMSNVDVVCVGLVVADHVCAPIPQFPPAGALVTTERLELTIGGCAANTAVDLAKLGLKTSLVGRVGDDVLGRFCRDFLEERHVDCSEMVVSSTAQTAGTLIVNVAGDDRRFIHTVGANAELTGLEVSDDLLRRCKVLVIGGFVLNPALSGENVGRLFARAQELGVKTLLDVVIREGADVGEMLRPVLPYTDIFLPNTDEARMITGETDPLRQVRSLHDSGARVIVITRGRKGSLVSCGESLYEAGAYQVEQVDGTGGGDAFAAGYIYGLLKGETDVRRCVQYGAAMGASCVRSMGATTGVFNSEELEAFVARYPFECSIREPALA from the coding sequence ATGATGTCGAACGTCGATGTGGTCTGCGTTGGTCTCGTGGTCGCGGACCACGTCTGCGCACCAATCCCTCAGTTCCCCCCCGCCGGAGCACTCGTCACAACCGAGCGCCTCGAACTCACCATCGGCGGCTGCGCAGCCAACACCGCGGTCGACCTCGCCAAACTCGGCCTCAAGACCTCCCTCGTCGGCCGCGTCGGCGACGACGTCCTCGGCCGCTTCTGCCGCGACTTCCTCGAAGAGCGCCACGTCGACTGCTCCGAGATGGTCGTCTCCAGCACCGCCCAGACCGCCGGCACCCTCATCGTCAACGTCGCCGGCGACGACCGCCGGTTCATCCACACCGTCGGAGCCAACGCCGAACTGACCGGCCTCGAAGTCAGCGACGACCTCCTCCGCCGCTGCAAAGTCCTCGTCATCGGCGGCTTCGTCCTCAACCCCGCCCTCTCGGGAGAGAACGTCGGCCGCCTCTTCGCCCGGGCCCAGGAACTGGGGGTCAAGACGCTGCTCGACGTCGTGATCCGCGAAGGAGCCGACGTCGGCGAAATGCTCCGCCCGGTCCTCCCCTACACCGACATCTTCCTCCCCAACACCGACGAAGCGCGGATGATCACCGGCGAGACCGACCCGCTCCGCCAGGTCCGCTCGCTGCACGACTCGGGAGCCCGGGTGATCGTCATCACCCGCGGCCGCAAGGGGTCCCTCGTCTCGTGCGGCGAATCGCTCTACGAAGCAGGGGCCTACCAGGTCGAGCAGGTCGACGGCACCGGCGGGGGCGACGCCTTCGCGGCCGGCTACATCTACGGCCTGCTGAAGGGAGAGACCGACGTCCGCCGCTGCGTCCAGTACGGCGCGGCGATGGGAGCAAGCTGCGTCCGCTCGATGGGAGCCACGACCGGCGTCTTCAACAGTGAGGAGCTGGAGGCGTTCGTCGCCCGCTATCCGTTCGAGTGCTCCATCCGGGAGCCGGCGCTGGCTTGA
- a CDS encoding bifunctional methionine sulfoxide reductase B/A protein, which produces MPQVHVFNAAGELVGPVNSPRVELSDAEWKSRLTPEQFRILRQQGTERAFCGTLLDNKQDGVYSCAGCDLPLFASDHKFNSRTGWPSFFQPIAPHNVTERVDNTHGMRRVEINCARCDGHLGHVFEDGPLPTGRRHCLNSESLTFTPADQLASLADPAAEGSDFEQLSSAETMIVAQAILAGGCFWCTEAAFEQLAGVTDVESGYIGGGADTANYKAVCTGTTGHAEAIRVSYDPTVISYEKLLDVFFDAHDPTELNRQGADIGTQYRSAIFLRDEHQRETAEKKIAELNASRRFPKRIVTTLEPLTAFYPAEEYHQDYARQNPGQPYIAGVSTPKVCKIREKHPDLIRKDVKAIDA; this is translated from the coding sequence ATGCCGCAGGTCCATGTCTTCAACGCGGCCGGCGAACTGGTCGGTCCGGTCAACTCCCCGCGCGTCGAACTGAGCGACGCGGAGTGGAAGTCGCGGCTGACGCCCGAGCAGTTCCGGATCCTGCGCCAGCAGGGGACGGAGCGCGCCTTCTGCGGCACGCTCCTCGACAACAAACAGGACGGCGTCTACAGCTGCGCCGGCTGCGACCTTCCGCTGTTCGCCTCCGATCACAAGTTCAATTCGCGGACCGGCTGGCCCAGCTTCTTCCAGCCGATCGCCCCCCACAACGTCACCGAACGGGTCGACAACACCCACGGCATGCGGCGGGTCGAGATCAACTGTGCCCGCTGCGACGGCCACCTTGGCCACGTCTTTGAGGACGGCCCCCTCCCGACCGGCCGGCGGCACTGCCTCAACTCCGAGTCGCTCACCTTTACCCCCGCCGATCAGCTCGCCTCGCTGGCCGATCCCGCGGCGGAGGGCTCGGACTTCGAACAGCTCTCGTCGGCCGAAACGATGATCGTTGCCCAGGCGATCCTGGCGGGAGGATGCTTCTGGTGCACGGAGGCGGCGTTCGAACAGCTCGCGGGGGTGACCGATGTCGAAAGCGGCTACATCGGCGGCGGTGCCGACACCGCGAACTACAAGGCGGTCTGCACCGGCACGACCGGTCACGCCGAAGCGATCCGCGTTTCGTACGACCCCACGGTCATCTCCTACGAGAAGCTCCTGGACGTCTTCTTTGATGCCCACGACCCGACGGAGCTGAACCGGCAAGGGGCCGATATCGGCACGCAGTACCGCTCCGCGATCTTCCTTCGCGACGAGCACCAGCGCGAGACTGCCGAAAAGAAGATTGCGGAGCTGAACGCCTCGCGCCGCTTTCCGAAGCGGATCGTCACTACGCTCGAGCCGCTGACGGCGTTCTATCCGGCCGAGGAGTATCACCAGGACTACGCCCGGCAGAACCCGGGGCAGCCTTACATTGCCGGGGTCTCGACGCCGAAGGTCTGCAAGATCCGGGAGAAGCATCCGGACCTGATCCGCAAGGACGTCAAGGCGATTGACGCCTGA
- a CDS encoding DUF2784 domain-containing protein: MTETLFRLAADAIVTIHVAYVAFVVLGLAAIWWGIARQRPWARNPLLRYLHLTMILIVVAEAWAGITCPLTTWEQWLRDHSGGSSYRGDFIATCLHDLLFIDAPLWAFTAAYSLFGLLVLGTFVVAPPRRLRATNTPSTDAPSLPKNSAD, translated from the coding sequence ATGACCGAAACCCTCTTTCGCCTCGCAGCCGACGCCATCGTCACCATCCACGTGGCCTACGTCGCCTTCGTCGTCCTCGGACTCGCGGCGATCTGGTGGGGGATCGCCCGACAACGCCCCTGGGCCCGAAACCCCCTCCTCCGATACCTCCACCTGACGATGATCCTGATCGTCGTCGCCGAGGCATGGGCCGGCATCACCTGCCCCCTCACCACCTGGGAACAGTGGCTCCGCGACCACTCGGGCGGCTCGAGCTACCGTGGCGACTTCATCGCCACCTGCCTCCACGACCTCCTGTTCATCGACGCTCCCCTATGGGCGTTCACCGCGGCCTACTCGCTCTTCGGACTGCTGGTCCTGGGAACATTCGTCGTCGCCCCGCCACGAAGGTTGAGGGCAACGAACACACCGTCGACGGACGCACCCTCGCTCCCAAAGAACTCGGCGGACTAG
- a CDS encoding YihY/virulence factor BrkB family protein: protein MSSPLSSTWSLLKQTVAEWNEDRAPQLGAALAFYTALSIAPLLVLLLRIAAAIFGDDASARLEIEHQAQSLIGAQGTEAVQAMIDSADDSKSGMVATVLSLATLLFGASGVFGQLQVSLNTIWEVEPKPGRGVWGFVHDRFLSFAMVMGVAFLLLVSLAISAGLSFASGYLNPFFGQAEVIGGIINAIVSTAVIAVLFALMFKLLPDVRMAWKDVWLGAIVTAVLFGLGKGAIGMYLGHSALSSSYGVAGSFVVLLVWVYYSAQILFFGAELTQVYANHYGCHIVPSENAVPVTEEAREQAGIPRHNPAPSAR, encoded by the coding sequence ATGTCGAGTCCACTCTCATCAACGTGGTCCCTGCTGAAGCAGACGGTCGCCGAATGGAACGAAGACCGGGCTCCGCAGCTCGGCGCGGCCCTGGCGTTCTACACCGCTCTCTCGATCGCTCCGCTGCTGGTGCTGCTTCTACGGATTGCGGCGGCGATCTTTGGCGATGACGCCTCGGCGCGGCTGGAGATCGAGCATCAGGCGCAGTCGCTGATCGGAGCGCAGGGGACCGAGGCGGTTCAGGCGATGATCGACAGCGCCGACGACTCCAAGTCCGGAATGGTGGCAACAGTCCTGAGCCTGGCCACGCTTCTCTTTGGAGCCTCGGGCGTCTTCGGGCAGCTTCAGGTGAGCCTCAACACGATCTGGGAGGTCGAGCCCAAGCCGGGACGCGGAGTCTGGGGCTTTGTTCACGATCGCTTTCTCTCCTTTGCGATGGTGATGGGAGTCGCGTTCCTGCTTCTCGTTTCGCTGGCGATCAGTGCGGGGCTCTCCTTTGCGAGCGGTTACCTGAATCCGTTCTTTGGGCAGGCGGAAGTCATTGGCGGGATCATCAATGCCATCGTCTCGACGGCGGTCATTGCGGTCCTGTTCGCCCTGATGTTCAAGCTGTTGCCGGACGTCCGGATGGCCTGGAAGGACGTCTGGCTGGGAGCGATCGTGACGGCAGTCCTGTTCGGGCTCGGGAAGGGAGCCATCGGGATGTACCTGGGGCACAGTGCCCTGTCGTCGTCGTACGGCGTGGCGGGATCGTTCGTCGTGCTGCTGGTCTGGGTCTATTACTCGGCCCAGATCCTGTTCTTCGGGGCGGAGCTGACGCAGGTCTATGCCAACCATTACGGATGCCACATCGTTCCTTCGGAGAACGCGGTCCCGGTGACCGAAGAGGCCCGGGAGCAGGCCGGAATCCCAAGGCACAACCCGGCGCCGTCGGCGCGCTAG
- a CDS encoding VOC family protein, giving the protein MSSAAPGPSTVISCLMYRDARGAIDWLCRVIGFELHQVYEGPDKTIAHAELKLGGGMIMIGTVKDSEYGRLIRQPDEIGGVETQSVFVIVPDADAVHQRAVAAGARVALPLKTEEYGRGCSFFDPEGHLWNVGTYNPWSTR; this is encoded by the coding sequence ATGTCCTCCGCAGCTCCCGGGCCCTCGACTGTCATTTCCTGCCTCATGTACCGGGACGCCCGCGGCGCGATCGACTGGCTGTGCCGCGTCATCGGCTTTGAGCTGCACCAGGTCTACGAAGGTCCCGACAAAACGATCGCCCACGCCGAGCTCAAGCTGGGGGGCGGGATGATCATGATCGGCACCGTGAAGGACTCCGAATACGGCCGCCTGATCCGTCAGCCGGACGAGATCGGCGGGGTTGAGACTCAGTCGGTCTTCGTCATCGTCCCCGACGCGGACGCCGTCCATCAGCGCGCGGTGGCGGCCGGAGCCAGGGTCGCCCTCCCGCTCAAGACCGAGGAGTACGGCCGGGGCTGCAGCTTCTTCGATCCCGAAGGACATCTCTGGAACGTCGGGACCTATAACCCCTGGTCGACTCGCTGA